From Cenarchaeum symbiont of Oopsacas minuta, the proteins below share one genomic window:
- a CDS encoding pyridoxamine 5'-phosphate oxidase: protein MHPKAIKLFSEPNIAHIATIMPDGSPQVTAVWVDFENGFITINTAKGRIKHKNIQKDARVAISVVSCTNPLDMASIRGIVLWMKEDYSYKHADKLAKKYMGVEKYPYRHHGEQRIILHVRADHVHIMKRPDSSK, encoded by the coding sequence ATGCATCCAAAAGCTATCAAACTCTTTTCTGAGCCAAATATTGCCCATATTGCCACGATTATGCCAGATGGTTCTCCACAAGTGACTGCTGTTTGGGTTGATTTTGAGAATGGATTCATAACAATCAACACAGCAAAAGGTCGAATAAAACACAAAAACATACAAAAAGATGCACGTGTTGCAATATCTGTCGTATCATGTACCAATCCATTAGATATGGCATCGATACGTGGAATTGTACTTTGGATGAAAGAGGATTATTCTTACAAGCATGCAGACAAGTTGGCTAAAAAATACATGGGTGTTGAAAAATATCCCTATCGTCATCATGGTGAACAACGTATCATCTTACATGTACGAGCAGATCATGTACATATTATGAAGAGACCAGACTCTAGCAAATAA